Proteins from one Phoenix dactylifera cultivar Barhee BC4 unplaced genomic scaffold, palm_55x_up_171113_PBpolish2nd_filt_p 000409F, whole genome shotgun sequence genomic window:
- the LOC103715962 gene encoding F-box protein AFR-like has product MGHAAPPRHSDPPPPYKTKPRPSRPRKRRERERGLRRRVVSDRIAMTPSAITTTEEEEVTSAAAAATESAAAEMEPLIPRLPDEVAEQCLLHLPFPYQALARSVSSAWNRALSSSAFLRAKSELSAAHALPYLFVFAFHPISLRLQWQALDPRTRRWFVLPRMPVPAGAAAPLCPPAFACAALPHRGEIYVLGGMRSDTETPLRTLVAYRAATNSWSTGAPMPTPRSFFAAGAIGGRIIAAGGGDGGISAVECYDPAADRWAPAAVMPCGMARYDAAVVGRRMYVTEGWRWPFYASPKAGVYDADRDAWEEMSEGMREGWTGASAVVGGRLLVVTDYGDGRVKAYDAGSDAWRRVEGGGVPPELKRPYAVSGAEGEIYVVGSGLEVGVGTVAAVEGEGEKERLRVEWRVVKGPPAFADLVPCYSQVLYA; this is encoded by the coding sequence ATGGGGCACGCCGCTCCGCCCCGACACAGCGACCCACCGCCTCCCTATAAAACCAAGCCCAGACCTTCCcgtccgaggaagagaagagagcgCGAGCGAGGTTTGAGAAGAAGAGTGGTTTCGGATCGGATCGCAATGACGCCGAGCGCGATAACTacgacggaggaggaggaggtgacttccgccgcggcggcggcgacggagTCGGCAGCGGCAGAGATGGAGCCCCTGATCCCCAGGCTACCGGACGAGGTGGCAGAGCAgtgcctcctccacctccccttCCCCTACCAGGCCCTCGCACGATCGGTGTCCTCCGCCTGGAATCGGGCTCTCTCGAGCTCGGCTTTCCTCCGTGCGAAGTCGGAGCTCTCCGCCGCCCACGCACTTCCCTATCTCTTCGTCTTCGCCTTCCATCCGATCTCCCTCCGGCTCCAGTGGCAGGCCCTGGACCCCCGGACCCGCCGCTGGTTCGTCCTTCCCCGGATGCCCGTCCCCGCCGGCGCCGCCGCGCCGCTCTGCCCCCCGGCCTTCGCCTGCGCCGCCCTCCCCCACCGCGGCGAGATCTACGTCCTCGGCGGGATGCGGTCGGACACCGAGACCCCGCTCCGGACCCTAGTCGCCTACCGCGCCGCCACGAATTCGTGGTCCACCGGGGCGCCGATGCCGACCCCGCGGTCCTTCTTCGCGGCGGGGGCGATCGGGGGCCGGATCATCGCGGCCGGAGGCGGCgacggagggatctcggcggtgGAGTGCTACGACCCGGCGGCGGATCGGTGGGCGCCGGCGGCGGTGATGCCGTGTGGGATGGCGCGGTACGACGCGGCGGTGGTGGGGCGGCGGATGTACGTGACGGAGGGGTGGAGGTGGCCCTTCTACGCGTCGCCGAAGGCGGGGGTCTACGACGCGGATCGGGACGCGTGGGAGGAGATGAGCGAGGGGATGCGGGAGGGGTGGACGGGGGCGAGCGCCGTCGTCGGGGGCCGCCTCCTCGTGGTCACCGACTACGGGGACGGGCGGGTGAAGGCGTACGACGCCGGGAGCGACGCGTGGCGGAGGGTAGAGGGGGGCGGGGTCCCACCGGAGCTGAAGCGTCCGTACGCCGTGAGCGGGGCGGAGGGGGAGATCTATGTGGTGGGGAGCGGGCTGGAGGTCGGGGTGGGGACGGTGGCGGcggtggagggggagggggaaaaGGAGAGGCTGAGGGTGGAGTGGAGGGTGGTGAAGGGGCCGCCGGCGTTTGCAGATCTGGTGCCTTGTTACTCCCAAGTTCTCTACGCTTAG